In Methylocystis echinoides, one genomic interval encodes:
- a CDS encoding Spy/CpxP family protein refolding chaperone → MRIFFLGGLVCATLGAVPLAQATEAEPFTRPHRFSAQDIAAFADARIVALKAGLQLKAEQETNWPALETALRDAAKARVARIEETRNSGAAAFSADPIGALQRRAHYMAARSGELDKIAAAAKPLYDVLDEAQKRRFGPLLASALHERMRGAPGARRGGDMTSAF, encoded by the coding sequence ATGCGCATATTTTTTCTCGGCGGCCTCGTTTGCGCGACGCTCGGCGCGGTTCCGCTCGCGCAAGCGACGGAAGCGGAGCCCTTCACGCGTCCGCATCGCTTTTCGGCGCAGGATATCGCCGCCTTCGCCGACGCGAGAATCGTCGCGCTGAAGGCGGGGCTCCAGCTCAAGGCGGAGCAGGAGACAAACTGGCCGGCGCTGGAAACGGCGCTTCGCGACGCCGCCAAGGCCCGCGTGGCGCGCATCGAGGAGACGCGCAACAGCGGGGCCGCGGCCTTCAGCGCCGACCCGATCGGCGCCCTGCAACGACGCGCGCACTATATGGCGGCGCGCAGCGGCGAACTCGACAAGATCGCCGCCGCCGCCAAGCCGCTTTATGACGTCCTCGACGAGGCCCAGAAGCGCCGCTTCGGCCCGCTGCTCGCATCGGCGCTGCATGAGCGCATGCGCGGCGCGCCCGGCGCGCGGCGCGGCGGCGACATGACGTCGGCGTTTTGA
- a CDS encoding creatininase family protein — protein MLPSRFWSELSIRDIRAHDMSGVIAILPIAAVEQHGPHLPLGVDAMIMEGAIERVALRLPPDLDAVFLPMQSVGVSLEHRDFPGTLSLTFDTAARMLADIVEGVARAGVKKLVLMNSHGGNSALLATVALDLRARFGMLAVTCSWARFGYPDGLFSAAEQRHGIHGGEIETSLMLAFRPGLVDMGRAKNFPPATLDFERDFAWLRADRPAGFGWMTQDLSPAGAMGDASRATAEKGEAIADYWATAFIELLRDVEAFDLARLKTD, from the coding sequence ATGCTGCCTTCGCGCTTCTGGTCGGAGCTCTCGATCCGCGACATCCGCGCCCACGACATGTCGGGCGTGATCGCCATATTGCCCATCGCCGCCGTCGAGCAGCACGGGCCGCATCTGCCGCTCGGCGTCGACGCCATGATCATGGAGGGCGCCATCGAGCGCGTCGCGCTGCGTCTCCCGCCGGATCTCGACGCTGTCTTTCTGCCAATGCAGAGCGTCGGCGTCTCGCTCGAACATCGCGACTTTCCCGGGACGCTTTCGCTGACCTTCGACACGGCGGCGCGCATGCTCGCCGACATCGTCGAGGGCGTGGCGCGCGCGGGGGTGAAAAAGCTCGTGCTGATGAATTCGCACGGAGGCAATTCGGCGCTCCTCGCCACCGTCGCGCTCGATCTGCGGGCGCGTTTCGGCATGCTCGCGGTGACCTGCTCCTGGGCGCGCTTCGGCTATCCGGACGGGCTTTTTTCAGCCGCCGAGCAACGCCACGGCATTCACGGCGGCGAGATCGAAACATCGCTGATGCTCGCCTTTCGGCCCGGCCTCGTCGATATGGGTCGCGCCAAGAACTTCCCGCCGGCGACGCTCGACTTCGAGCGCGACTTCGCCTGGCTGCGCGCTGACCGCCCGGCCGGCTTCGGCTGGATGACGCAGGATCTCTCGCCCGCCGGCGCCATGGGCGACGCCTCCAGGGCGACGGCCGAAAAGGGCGAGGCCATCGCCGATTACTGGGCCACCGCCTTCATCGAACTGCTGCGCGACGTCGAGGCTTTCGATCTGGCGCGCCTCAAGACAGATTAG
- a CDS encoding glucan biosynthesis protein, with translation MSDITRRQMIGALAATGATLVLPAYGQSAAGTSPAPRFGFDDVILRARALAAAPFEDATPRLPEGFDSLDFDSWRDIRFKRDHALFSNLSGGFRLETFHLGFLYRRSVTVNTIRDGIAAPIPYSTGMFDYGRLKPGASLGVNTGFAGFRLHYPVNDPHVHDEAISFLGASYFRFLGRDQQYGLSARALCVESGTDRESFPFFREFWIEAPTQGGNRATIYALLDGEAATGAYRFDLTVGQESTLDVQATLFPRRAGVKFGLAPLTSMYLTGENDRRVRDGFRDEIHDSDGLLIHNGSEEWLWRPLGNPARERMSLFLDRNPRGFGLLQRDRTFESYQDLDLAYQNRPSYFVEPVGEWGAGSVELIELPTPDETNDNIVASWTPAAPPEPGKPFAYAYRITAGLDMPRLAPNGRALHTFEAQARALGSSEPYDPGARRFLVDFAGGDLAYYVNDPSQVEAVATCSKGRVLRASVIANPHIEGLRAQFDVRVKPGDTADLRLFLRANGRTLTETWTLPWSPPSAT, from the coding sequence ATGAGCGACATCACCCGGCGACAGATGATTGGCGCCCTCGCCGCGACGGGCGCGACTCTCGTCTTGCCTGCCTACGGCCAAAGCGCAGCGGGGACGAGCCCGGCGCCGCGATTCGGTTTCGACGACGTGATCCTGCGCGCCCGCGCCCTTGCCGCGGCCCCTTTCGAGGATGCGACGCCGCGCCTGCCCGAAGGCTTTGATTCGCTCGATTTCGACTCCTGGCGGGACATCCGTTTCAAGCGCGATCACGCGCTATTTTCGAACCTCTCGGGCGGCTTCCGGCTCGAGACGTTCCACCTGGGGTTTCTCTATCGCCGCTCCGTGACGGTGAACACGATCCGCGACGGCATCGCGGCGCCCATCCCCTATTCCACGGGGATGTTCGATTACGGGCGCCTCAAACCCGGCGCCAGCCTTGGCGTCAACACCGGCTTCGCCGGCTTTCGTCTGCATTACCCGGTCAACGACCCGCACGTGCATGACGAGGCGATCTCTTTTCTCGGGGCGAGCTATTTCCGCTTTCTGGGCCGGGACCAGCAATATGGGCTCTCGGCGCGCGCGCTCTGCGTCGAGTCGGGAACGGATCGAGAGTCCTTCCCCTTCTTTCGCGAATTCTGGATCGAGGCGCCGACGCAGGGCGGCAACCGCGCGACCATCTATGCGCTGCTCGACGGCGAAGCCGCCACGGGCGCCTATCGCTTCGACCTCACGGTCGGTCAGGAAAGCACGCTCGACGTGCAGGCGACGCTGTTTCCGCGCCGCGCCGGCGTGAAGTTCGGTCTGGCGCCGCTGACTTCCATGTATCTCACCGGCGAGAACGACCGCAGGGTGCGTGACGGATTCCGCGACGAAATCCACGATTCGGACGGCCTTCTCATCCACAATGGCTCCGAGGAGTGGCTGTGGCGCCCGCTCGGCAATCCGGCGCGCGAGCGCATGTCGCTCTTTCTCGACCGCAATCCGCGCGGCTTCGGTCTGTTGCAGCGCGACCGGACGTTCGAATCCTATCAGGATCTCGATCTCGCTTATCAAAACCGGCCAAGTTATTTCGTGGAGCCCGTCGGCGAGTGGGGCGCGGGAAGCGTCGAACTCATCGAACTGCCGACGCCGGACGAAACCAACGACAATATCGTCGCGAGCTGGACGCCGGCCGCGCCGCCTGAGCCCGGCAAGCCCTTCGCGTACGCCTATCGCATCACCGCGGGGCTCGACATGCCGCGCCTCGCGCCCAACGGCCGGGCCTTGCACACATTCGAAGCGCAGGCGCGCGCCCTTGGATCGTCCGAGCCTTACGATCCCGGCGCGAGACGTTTTCTCGTTGATTTCGCGGGGGGCGATCTCGCCTATTACGTCAACGATCCGTCTCAGGTCGAAGCGGTGGCGACATGCTCGAAAGGGCGCGTGCTGCGCGCCAGCGTCATCGCCAATCCGCATATCGAAGGGCTGCGCGCACAATTCGACGTGAGGGTGAAACCCGGCGACACTGCGGACCTACGCCTCTTCCTGCGCGCCAATGGCCGCACGCTCACCGAGACATGGACTCTCCCTTGGTCGCCGCCCTCCGCGACCTAA
- a CDS encoding type III PLP-dependent enzyme, whose translation MTDRIHEFLAERRRAGRDTGPCLVVDLDVVRENYLGFARALPDTRVFYAVKANPAPEVLSLLASLGSCFDTASVVEIEQTLAAGATPDRISFGNTIKKERDVARAYELGIRLFAVDCVEEVEKIARAAPGSKVFCRILCDGSGAEWPLSRKFGCVPEMATQVLEHAHRLGLQAYGVSFHVGSQQTDPRKWDGALKSAADIFRDLAERGITLQMVNLGGGFPTKYLKNVPAVKQYGNAIFRALSKHFGNRIPETIIEPGRGMVGNAGVIEAEVVLISKKSEAEGELRWVYLDIGKFNGLAETIDEMIRYPIRTKADGAPTSPCVIAGPSCDSVDVLYEKAPYHLPVSLEIGAKVLIEGTGAYTTTYSAVGFNGFPPLETFII comes from the coding sequence ATGACCGACCGTATCCACGAATTCCTCGCCGAACGTCGCCGCGCCGGCCGCGACACGGGCCCCTGCCTCGTCGTCGATCTCGACGTCGTGCGCGAGAACTATCTCGGTTTCGCACGGGCGTTGCCCGACACGCGCGTGTTCTACGCCGTGAAGGCCAATCCGGCGCCTGAAGTGCTGTCGCTGCTCGCCTCTCTCGGCTCCTGCTTCGACACGGCCTCGGTCGTCGAGATCGAGCAGACGCTCGCCGCCGGCGCGACGCCCGACCGCATCTCCTTCGGCAACACGATCAAGAAGGAGCGCGACGTCGCGCGCGCCTATGAGCTCGGCATCCGCCTCTTCGCGGTCGACTGCGTCGAGGAGGTCGAGAAGATCGCGCGCGCCGCGCCCGGCTCGAAGGTGTTCTGCCGCATTCTCTGCGACGGCTCCGGCGCGGAATGGCCGCTGTCGCGCAAGTTCGGTTGCGTCCCCGAGATGGCGACGCAGGTGCTGGAGCATGCGCATCGCCTCGGCCTGCAGGCGTACGGCGTCTCGTTCCATGTCGGCTCGCAGCAGACCGACCCGCGCAAGTGGGACGGCGCGCTGAAGTCGGCGGCGGATATTTTCCGCGACCTCGCGGAGCGCGGAATCACGCTGCAGATGGTCAATCTCGGCGGCGGCTTCCCGACCAAATATCTGAAGAACGTGCCGGCGGTGAAGCAATATGGCAACGCGATCTTCCGCGCGCTGTCGAAGCATTTCGGCAACCGCATTCCGGAGACGATCATCGAGCCGGGCCGCGGCATGGTCGGCAACGCCGGCGTCATCGAAGCGGAGGTCGTGCTGATCTCGAAGAAGTCGGAAGCCGAAGGCGAACTGCGCTGGGTCTATCTCGACATCGGCAAGTTCAACGGCCTCGCCGAGACGATCGACGAGATGATCCGCTATCCGATTCGCACGAAGGCGGATGGCGCGCCGACGTCGCCCTGCGTCATCGCCGGGCCGAGCTGCGATTCGGTCGACGTTCTCTATGAGAAGGCGCCCTATCACCTGCCGGTGTCGCTCGAGATCGGCGCGAAGGTGCTGATCGAGGGGACGGGGGCCTATACGACCACCTATTCGGCGGTCGGCTTCAACGGCTTCCCGCCGCTCGAGACCTTCATCATCTGA
- a CDS encoding N-acetyltransferase, with protein MTFELAFSHPVAAAPVRPLRRAFEILDETAVDIPAREALLDSAFGPARFLKTCERLRDGRTPAPGLARVAKDDEGELIATIRLWPILAGGRPALLLGPVAVAEHARSLGLGAAMIRDSLARAEALGHRAVLLVGDAPYYRRFGFERRFTEELTLPGPVERARFLGLELAPGALAGARGRVTAAAVAPIALPRAA; from the coding sequence ATGACCTTTGAACTTGCCTTCTCCCACCCCGTCGCCGCCGCGCCCGTCCGGCCGCTGCGGCGCGCCTTTGAAATCCTCGACGAGACCGCCGTGGACATTCCGGCGCGCGAGGCGCTGCTCGATTCGGCTTTCGGGCCGGCGCGTTTTCTCAAGACCTGCGAGCGGCTGCGCGACGGGCGCACGCCGGCGCCGGGCCTCGCGCGCGTCGCCAAGGACGACGAGGGCGAACTCATCGCCACCATTCGCCTGTGGCCGATCCTTGCCGGCGGCCGCCCTGCGCTGCTCTTGGGGCCGGTTGCGGTCGCCGAGCATGCGCGTTCGCTCGGGCTCGGCGCCGCGATGATTCGCGACTCGCTCGCGCGCGCCGAGGCGCTCGGACATCGCGCCGTGCTGCTCGTCGGCGATGCGCCCTATTATCGCCGCTTCGGCTTTGAGCGCCGGTTTACCGAGGAGCTGACCCTGCCGGGGCCGGTGGAGCGGGCGCGCTTTCTGGGTCTGGAGCTCGCGCCCGGCGCGCTCGCGGGCGCGAGGGGCCGCGTCACGGCGGCGGCGGTTGCGCCGATTGCGTTGCCGAGAGCGGCGTGA
- a CDS encoding phosphatase PAP2 family protein: MAFTTDWSAKLTRDASSFPQTGLQGRWLQRLLDADLAAVHLFSRSARPRAIRPLAIGVSKLGNGWIYPILLAIVFCGMGVQGWRVVVLAGINAALLHSLYPIIKRRFCRKRPFHVDARLPSLLKTLDEHSFPSGHAMTITGVLAPIILAWPAMTVSALVLVLSMAWSRVATAHHYPSDVVAGVALGAALAFPLSRYALGIF; the protein is encoded by the coding sequence ATGGCGTTTACGACGGATTGGTCGGCGAAGCTGACGCGCGACGCGTCATCCTTCCCGCAAACCGGCCTTCAGGGCCGATGGCTCCAACGGCTTCTCGACGCCGATCTCGCGGCGGTTCATCTCTTTTCCCGCTCGGCCCGGCCGCGTGCGATCCGCCCGCTCGCGATCGGCGTGAGCAAACTCGGCAATGGCTGGATCTACCCGATCCTGCTCGCCATCGTCTTTTGCGGAATGGGCGTGCAGGGCTGGCGCGTGGTCGTCCTCGCCGGGATCAACGCCGCGTTGCTGCATAGTCTCTATCCGATCATCAAGCGCCGCTTTTGCCGCAAGCGTCCTTTCCATGTCGACGCGCGCCTGCCTTCGCTCTTGAAGACGCTCGACGAGCATTCCTTCCCGAGCGGACACGCCATGACAATCACCGGGGTGCTGGCGCCGATCATCCTCGCCTGGCCGGCGATGACCGTCTCCGCCCTTGTTCTGGTGCTGTCGATGGCCTGGTCGCGCGTCGCCACGGCCCATCATTATCCGAGCGACGTCGTCGCCGGCGTGGCGCTCGGCGCCGCGCTCGCCTTCCCGCTGTCGCGCTACGCGCTGGGGATTTTCTAG